The following proteins come from a genomic window of Trifolium pratense cultivar HEN17-A07 linkage group LG4, ARS_RC_1.1, whole genome shotgun sequence:
- the LOC123920221 gene encoding probable protein S-acyltransferase 14, protein MHRSGATMAWNVFKFCTALRGLGSIMILLVLGVVGVTYYAVVITNYVPALYNGGFDSLIAILVLILFHSLLVMLLWSYFSVVFIDPGSVPPNWRPTIDEEIGEEDPLVGSEFSNVQSDPSNQRIRYCRKCNQLKPPRCHHCSVCGRCVLKMDHHCVWVVNCVGALNYKYFLLFLFYTFLETSLVTASLLPHFIAFFSDGEIPGTPGSLATTFLAFVLNLAFALSVLGFLIMHISLVAGNTTTIEAYEKKTTPKWRYDLGRRKNFEQVFGMDKKYWFIPAYSEEDIRKMPALQGLEYPSKPDFDSQ, encoded by the exons atGCATAGATCTGGAGCTACGATGGCTTGGAACGTGTTCAAGTTCTGCACAGCTTTACGAGGACTTGGTTCGATTATGATTCTTCTTGTTCTTGGTGTTGTTGGTGTTACTTATTATGCTGTTGTTATTACAAATTATGTTCCTGCTTTGTATAATGGAGGCTTTGATTCTCTTATTGCTATCTTGGTCTTGATCTTGTTTCATAGTTTG TTGGTTATGCTATTATGGAGTTATTTTTCCGTTGTTTTTATCGATCCGGGAAGTGTACCTCCGAACTGGAGACCAACAATTGATGAGGAGATAGGAGAGGAAGATCCATTAGTTGGTTCAGAATTCAGTAACGTTCAGTCTGATCCGTCCAATCAACGGATCCGGTACTGTAGGAAGTGCAACCAGCTGAAGCCACCTCGATGCCATCATTGTTCAGTTT GTGGGCGATGTGTGCTGAAGATGGACCACCATTGTGTGTGGGTAGTTAACTGTGTCGGGGCACTAAATTACAAGTATTTCCTTCTTTTCTTG TTCTACACTTTCCTTGAGACGAGTCTAGTGACTGCATCCTTACTGCCACATTTTATAGCATTCTTTAGTGATGGAGAAATCCCTGGGACACCTGGATCTCTTGCTACAACTTTTCTTGCTTTTG TTTTGAACCTCGCTTTCGCGTTGAGTGTGTTGGGATTTCTTATCATGCACATATCGTTGGTTGCTGGTAATACGACCACTATTGAG GCATATGAGAAGAAAACTACTCCAAAATGGCGTTACGACCTTGGCCGGCGTAAAAATTTTGAACAG GTTTTTGGGATGGACAAGAAATACTGGTTCATTCCTGCTTATTCAGAAGAAGATATACGAAAGATGCCAGCTCTACAAGGCCTCGAGTATCCATCAAAACCCGACTTTGATTCCCAATAG
- the LOC123920223 gene encoding protein NRT1/ PTR FAMILY 7.3-like, translated as MDGNEEDFTSQVIQVYDEEESNTSYTRDGSVDFYGKPAIKNRTGGWKSATLLLVNQGLVAMAFSGVEANLVIFLKLVLKQTNVEAANTFSLWMGTTYFFSLIGAFLSDSYIGRYLTSVIFQFVFIIGLVLLSWSTHFFLLKPHDCEQIGILCESDTQNQFSLFYLSIYLIALGSGVSDPALPTLGADQFDEEEPKERRSKALIYGYFYVALNLGSLVAETVLAYIATSGHWVMGFWICTSCASVSFLVLLSGTLRYRHYKSFGNPFSKFTQAFMSFLRKMKLRIDSIGEGFDGIESDGDTSVRRIHHTNGLRFLHRAAIVSDEATEMLLGEGQRSYAWNFLSVTQNEGVKYILRVLPIWFCTVFSSSVFIQMLSLFVEQGSTMDRTFFKFQIPPSSMTAVDIITTSTFIILFDVLIIPLYKKVMKKSPKLPGELQSIGIGLVITITTLVVAGFVETQRLEFASKDGEETSSLSIFWLMPQYLLLGVAEAFVNVAQMNFFTSETPDGLEGLGMGLSMFSSAIGCYVGNFILTMVNKMTSSDQGQHGWVSPNLNDGHLDRFYFLTAFLIAIDLIVYVVCAKRYRGI; from the exons ATGGATGGCAATGAAGAAGATTTCACGTCTCAG GTTATTCAAGTTTATGATGAAGAGGAGAGTAACACTTCTTACACAAGAGATGGGTCAGTTGATTTTTATGGAAAACCAGCCATAAAAAATAGGACAGGTGGATGGAAAAGTGCCACATTGTTGTTAG TGAATCAAGGTCTAGTTGCAATGGCTTTCTCAGGAGTGGAGGCAAATTTGGTTATCTTCTTAAAGTTAGTATTGAAACAGACTAATGTTGAGGCAGCAAACACTTTTAGCTTATGGATGGGAACTACCTATTTCTTCTCTTTAATTGGAGCTTTTCTCAGTGACTCGTATATAGGAAGATACCTCACTTCTGTTATTTTCCAATTTGTGTTCATCATA GGCTTGGTACTATTATCTTGGTCAACTCACTTCTTTTTACTCAAACCTCATGATTGTGAACAAATAGGAATACTATGTGAATCAGATACACAGAATCAGTTTTCATTATTTTACCTATCAATATACCTAATAGCTCTAGGAAGTGGAGTTTCTGACCCTGCATTACCAACACTTGGTGCTGATCAATTTGACGAGGAAGAGCCTAAAGAACGAAGATCCAAGGCCTTAATTTACGGCTACTTTTATGTTGCATTGAATTTGGGATCTTTGGTTGCTGAAACTGTATTGGCTTATATAGCGACTTCAGGACATTGGGTGATGGGATTTTGGATATGTACTAGTTGTGCAAGTGTTTCCTTTCTTGTTTTGTTGAGTGGAACTCTTAGATATAGACACTATAAGAGTTTTGGAAATCCTTTCTCTAAGTTTACACAAGCATTCATGTCCTTTTTGAGGAAAATGAAACTTCGAATAGACTCAATTGGAGAAGGCTTCGATGGTATTGAAAGCGATGGTGATACTTCTGTTAGGAGAATACACCACACAAACGGCCTCAG GTTTCTTCATAGAGCTGCTATTGTTTCTGATGAAGCAACTGAGATGCTACTAGGCGAAGGCCAAAGGTCATACGCATGGAATTTCCTAAGTGTAACACAAAATGAAGGggtgaaatatattttaagagTGTTACCAATATGGTTTTGCACAGTCTTCTCCTCTAGTGTCTTCATACAAATGCTTTCTCTATTTGTTGAACAAGGTTCTACAATGGACAGAACATTTTTCAAGTTTCAAATCCCTCCTTCAAGCATGACAGCAGTTGATATCATAACCACATCaacatttattatattattcGACGTTCTTATCATTCCATTATACAAGAAAGTGATGAAAAAATCTCCAAAACTTCCTGGTGAGCTACAAAGTATCGGCATCGGACTCGTTATTACAATAACAACATTGGTTGTCGCTGGTTTCGTAGAGACACAAAGACTCGAGTTTGCTAGCAAAGATGGTGAAGAGACGAGTTCTTTGAGCATATTTTGGTTGATGCCACAATATCTGCTTTTGGGAGTAGCAGAAGCTTTTGTGAATGTAGCACAAATGAACTTTTTTACATCAGAAACACCAGATGGATTGGAAGGCTTGGGAATGGGGTTATCTATGTTTTCATCTGCAATTGGTTGTTATGTTGGTAACTTTATTTTGACTATGGTAAATAAAATGACATCAAGTGATCAAGGTCAACATGGTTGGGTTTCACCTAATCTTAATGATGGTCATCTAGATAGGTTTTACTTCTTGACAGCATTTTTAATTGCCATTGACTTGATAGTGTATGTTGTATGTGCCAAAAGATACAGGGGCATATAA